A stretch of Psychrilyobacter piezotolerans DNA encodes these proteins:
- the lpxA gene encoding acyl-ACP--UDP-N-acetylglucosamine O-acyltransferase — protein sequence MANIHKTAIIGEGAVLGKNVEIGPYSIIGSEVVIGDNTIIESHVVIDGITIIGKNNKIYSYASIGKESQDLKYKGEPTKTIIGDNNKIREFVTIHRGTDDKWETVIGNNNLLMVYVHVAHDVIVGDNCILANNVTLAGHVTVGDFAIIGGLTPVHQFCNIGAHSMTGGGSLIVQDVPPYILAEGSRAVARGLNSVGLSRRGFSKEDLSILKKVYRLIFRSKMLLKDALAEIEETYGENEYVKNFVEFIKNSSRGIIK from the coding sequence ATGGCTAACATACATAAAACCGCAATCATTGGGGAGGGAGCTGTACTTGGCAAAAACGTAGAAATAGGTCCCTACAGTATCATTGGAAGCGAAGTAGTAATAGGGGATAACACCATAATTGAATCCCATGTTGTGATAGACGGAATTACTATAATAGGTAAGAATAATAAGATATACTCATACGCTTCAATAGGAAAGGAGTCACAGGACCTTAAATATAAGGGAGAGCCTACTAAGACCATAATAGGCGACAACAACAAGATAAGGGAATTTGTAACGATCCACAGGGGAACAGATGATAAGTGGGAAACGGTAATAGGTAACAATAACCTGCTTATGGTATATGTGCATGTAGCCCATGATGTCATCGTAGGAGATAACTGTATTTTGGCTAACAATGTAACCTTGGCAGGGCATGTAACCGTGGGAGATTTCGCAATTATAGGCGGGCTTACCCCTGTACATCAATTTTGTAATATAGGAGCCCACAGTATGACCGGTGGAGGGTCTCTTATAGTCCAGGATGTACCTCCATATATTTTAGCAGAGGGATCCCGTGCAGTAGCCCGTGGATTAAACAGTGTAGGTCTTTCAAGAAGAGGTTTTTCAAAGGAAGATTTATCCATATTAAAAAAAGTATATAGATTAATATTTAGATCTAAGATGCTGTTGAAGGATGCACTAGCTGAGATAGAGGAAACATATGGTGAAAATGAGTATGTAAAAAACTTTGTAGAATTTATTAAAAACAGCAGCAGGGGGATTATCAAATAA
- a CDS encoding LpxI family protein, whose amino-acid sequence MEKIAVIVGNGDLPVKFLESAKEYGIDPYPIGLFDTVSEKVKAHPNYIEMNIGEMKKILLYLLTNNIQKMVMLGKVEKKILFNDLCLDEVGEELLKKMPDKKDETLLFGVISLFRLNGIKVLPQNHLMKDMMFSEKVYTKTIPSGDENKTIKIGIEGARALTIIDAGQCVVCKDGSIITLEGIEGTDKTIERAYEYAGDNCILVKMARPQQDMRVDIPAIGLDTIKKIISIGGKGIVAQAERMLFLDKEECIKLADDNNIFIVGVRV is encoded by the coding sequence ATGGAGAAGATAGCTGTTATTGTAGGGAATGGAGATCTTCCGGTAAAATTTTTAGAATCTGCTAAAGAATATGGGATAGATCCATATCCAATAGGGCTGTTTGATACAGTATCAGAGAAGGTAAAGGCTCATCCTAATTATATAGAGATGAATATAGGGGAGATGAAAAAAATACTTCTATATTTATTGACTAATAATATCCAAAAGATGGTTATGCTGGGAAAGGTTGAAAAAAAAATATTGTTTAATGACCTTTGTTTAGACGAAGTAGGAGAGGAACTTCTAAAGAAGATGCCCGATAAAAAAGATGAAACTTTATTATTTGGTGTGATCTCTCTATTCAGGTTAAATGGCATAAAAGTACTGCCTCAAAACCACCTTATGAAAGATATGATGTTCTCTGAAAAAGTATATACAAAAACTATCCCCAGTGGGGATGAAAATAAAACTATAAAAATAGGTATAGAGGGGGCCCGGGCTCTGACTATTATAGATGCAGGGCAGTGTGTGGTCTGTAAAGATGGCTCTATCATTACCCTGGAGGGTATAGAAGGAACCGACAAAACTATTGAAAGGGCCTATGAGTATGCAGGGGATAACTGTATCCTGGTGAAGATGGCCAGACCCCAGCAGGATATGAGGGTAGATATACCGGCAATTGGTTTGGATACAATAAAAAAAATAATATCTATCGGTGGAAAGGGTATAGTTGCGCAAGCTGAGAGGATGTTGTTTTTAGACAAAGAAGAGTGTATAAAATTAGCAGATGACAATAACATTTTCATTGTAGGAGTGAGGGTATAG
- the lpxB gene encoding lipid-A-disaccharide synthase → MKYFVSTGEISGDLHLSYLVNAMNKIDNNASFFGVAGKHSKKAGVTVIQDIDELAVMGFWEALKKYKFLKNKIYEYIEFIKKEEIKKVILVDYGGFNLKFMELLQKHVEDIEIYYYIPPKVWVWGEKRVEKLRHVDHIVVIFPWEVDFYKKHGIDVVYYGNPFLDIYKRIDQRGEKILLLPGSRKKEVQNLLPVMLEVVEKSANENFILKLAKMEHLKWVDLDISRYKNLEIVDNSSLGDVVKRSKYAIAASGTVILELALLGLPGVVIYKIDRLSGLIGKYILKLKYVSLPNLALDREVYRELLQGDCNRDKILEAIQNIEDNREYFEEQIGEIIEKLGGNNIIEKYAKFFLEGK, encoded by the coding sequence ATGAAGTATTTTGTTTCCACAGGTGAGATCTCAGGGGATCTCCACCTATCATATCTTGTAAATGCAATGAATAAAATTGACAACAATGCCAGTTTTTTTGGAGTAGCAGGTAAACATTCCAAGAAAGCTGGTGTTACTGTTATACAGGATATAGATGAATTAGCTGTAATGGGTTTTTGGGAAGCTTTAAAAAAGTATAAATTTTTAAAGAATAAAATCTACGAATATATAGAGTTTATTAAAAAAGAGGAGATCAAAAAAGTAATCCTAGTAGATTATGGAGGATTTAATCTGAAATTTATGGAACTTCTCCAAAAACATGTAGAGGACATAGAGATATACTATTATATACCTCCTAAAGTTTGGGTTTGGGGAGAAAAACGTGTAGAAAAATTAAGACATGTAGATCATATAGTGGTTATATTTCCATGGGAAGTGGATTTTTATAAAAAACATGGGATAGATGTAGTCTATTATGGGAATCCATTTTTGGATATCTATAAACGGATAGATCAGAGGGGAGAGAAGATTCTTTTACTCCCCGGGAGCAGAAAAAAAGAGGTGCAGAACCTCCTCCCTGTAATGCTGGAAGTTGTGGAAAAATCTGCCAATGAAAATTTTATATTAAAACTGGCTAAAATGGAACATCTGAAGTGGGTGGATCTGGATATAAGCAGATATAAAAACTTAGAGATCGTAGATAATTCGTCTCTTGGAGATGTTGTAAAGCGGTCTAAATATGCCATAGCGGCTTCAGGAACAGTAATATTGGAATTGGCACTTTTGGGATTGCCAGGGGTTGTGATCTATAAGATCGACAGATTGAGCGGACTTATAGGGAAATATATATTAAAATTAAAATATGTATCTCTGCCTAACTTAGCCCTGGACAGGGAAGTTTATAGAGAACTTCTCCAAGGGGACTGCAATAGAGATAAGATCTTAGAAGCTATACAAAATATAGAAGATAACAGGGAATATTTTGAGGAGCAGATAGGTGAAATAATAGAAAAACTAGGCGGAAATAATATAATAGAAAAGTATGCTAAATTCTTTTTGGAAGGAAAATAA
- a CDS encoding ABC transporter ATP-binding protein, with amino-acid sequence MKKMKLKVQKTSLKKMFDYGMHYKYRFMVIVILSLIVGLGKAAPAYLSKYLMDNVLIAKDTKMLLLVSGGLVISAVIKGFSMYYKETFSSYTTRLVVRDIQQDIYRHLHKLSHSYFDKTPQGEIMARISGDADNLGKIGFMVFQILPEFLTVTVLLIGLFRIDVILALMTLVLLPAMMMILKKILKKIKKTARKRQDQRGELNSLIQESLSGIRVVKAFATEQDEIKKYEEKNMEVLNTEYRNKKVEARISPINEVVTTTIVVGVLLYGGNKVIIDANFTAGDLTSFLTSLGLMFEPLKKVIKRGSELMSIIPSADRVMELLEEVPEVVEKKDAADYGDLSPKVKFKDLKFRYGKDLDYAIDNINFEANAGEVVALVGRSGSGKTTLVNLIPRFYEVEEGSITIDGMDIRDLKIKELRDHIGIVPQETFLFSGSIYSNILYGAGRDVTKEDVINAAKMANAHNFIIEFENGYDQEVGERGTLLSGGQKQRIAIARALLKNPEIMILDEATSALDTESERLVQDALEKLMVGRTTFVIAHRLSTIVNADKIVVMDKGKIAEAGSHEELLSHGGIYKKLYETQFGEE; translated from the coding sequence ATGAAAAAAATGAAATTAAAAGTTCAAAAAACATCTCTAAAAAAGATGTTTGACTATGGAATGCACTATAAATATAGATTTATGGTGATAGTGATATTATCTTTAATAGTAGGGTTGGGAAAGGCAGCACCGGCATACTTATCTAAATACCTCATGGATAATGTACTCATAGCCAAAGATACGAAGATGCTGTTACTGGTGTCCGGTGGTTTAGTTATTTCAGCGGTTATAAAGGGTTTTTCCATGTATTATAAGGAAACTTTTTCTTCCTATACAACGAGGTTGGTTGTCAGGGATATCCAGCAGGATATCTACAGGCATCTTCATAAATTAAGTCATTCTTATTTTGATAAAACTCCTCAGGGGGAGATAATGGCAAGGATAAGCGGAGATGCAGATAACCTGGGTAAGATCGGGTTTATGGTGTTTCAGATCCTGCCGGAATTCCTGACTGTAACGGTACTTCTTATAGGATTATTCAGGATCGATGTAATCCTTGCTCTAATGACCTTGGTGTTACTGCCTGCAATGATGATGATTTTAAAGAAAATTTTGAAAAAAATAAAGAAAACTGCCAGAAAAAGGCAGGATCAGCGGGGGGAATTAAATTCCCTTATCCAGGAATCTCTATCTGGAATCAGAGTGGTAAAAGCATTTGCTACTGAGCAGGATGAGATAAAAAAATATGAAGAAAAAAATATGGAAGTATTGAATACCGAATATAGAAATAAGAAGGTAGAGGCCAGAATTTCACCTATAAATGAAGTTGTAACCACTACTATAGTAGTGGGAGTACTGCTCTATGGGGGAAATAAGGTTATCATTGATGCTAACTTTACAGCTGGAGATCTTACTTCATTTTTAACTTCACTGGGGCTTATGTTTGAGCCGCTTAAAAAGGTGATTAAAAGGGGTAGTGAACTGATGTCTATCATTCCTTCCGCTGACAGGGTAATGGAGCTCCTGGAGGAAGTACCGGAAGTAGTGGAGAAAAAAGATGCCGCAGACTACGGGGATCTTTCACCTAAGGTGAAATTTAAGGATTTAAAATTCAGATATGGTAAAGACTTGGATTATGCCATAGATAATATTAATTTTGAAGCAAATGCCGGAGAGGTCGTAGCATTGGTAGGTAGAAGCGGAAGCGGAAAAACTACCCTGGTAAACTTAATTCCCAGGTTTTATGAGGTTGAAGAAGGTTCTATAACTATAGATGGTATGGATATAAGAGACCTGAAAATAAAGGAATTAAGAGATCATATAGGAATAGTTCCCCAGGAGACATTCTTATTTAGCGGCAGTATCTATTCCAATATCCTCTACGGTGCAGGAAGAGATGTAACTAAAGAGGACGTCATAAATGCTGCTAAGATGGCCAATGCCCACAACTTTATAATAGAGTTTGAAAATGGATATGACCAAGAGGTAGGAGAACGGGGAACATTGTTGTCTGGCGGGCAGAAACAAAGGATAGCCATAGCAAGGGCACTCCTGAAAAATCCGGAAATCATGATCTTAGATGAGGCCACATCTGCACTGGACACAGAGTCTGAAAGACTGGTTCAAGACGCACTGGAAAAATTAATGGTAGGAAGAACAACCTTTGTAATAGCCCATAGATTATCTACAATAGTCAATGCAGATAAGATCGTAGTTATGGACAAGGGAAAAATAGCAGAGGCTGGAAGTCATGAGGAATTGTTATCCCATGGAGGAATCTATAAAAAGCTGTATGAAACACAATTTGGAGAAGAGTAA
- the rph gene encoding ribonuclease PH codes for MLRGDKRKNNDLRDVKLITGFTIHAEGSVLIEMGHTKVICTASVSESVPRFLKKTGKGWLTAEYSMLPRATEDRNRREASMGKLGGRTMEIQRLIGRSLRACLDMGKLGERSITIDCDVIQADGGTRTASITGGYVALAIAINKLVADGKLEESPLISNVAAISVGVVGGVPMLDLKYTEDASADVDMNVIMNSKMEFVEVQGTGEETTFTRKELNDLLDLAEKGIKELFEIQNEAIERA; via the coding sequence ATTTTAAGAGGCGATAAGAGAAAAAACAATGACTTAAGAGATGTTAAATTAATAACGGGATTCACAATTCATGCTGAAGGGTCGGTATTGATAGAGATGGGACATACTAAGGTAATTTGTACTGCATCTGTAAGTGAAAGTGTTCCAAGATTTTTAAAAAAGACAGGAAAAGGATGGCTTACAGCAGAATATTCAATGTTACCGAGAGCTACTGAAGACAGAAACAGAAGAGAAGCTTCAATGGGTAAATTAGGTGGAAGAACTATGGAGATCCAAAGATTGATCGGGAGATCTCTTAGAGCATGTTTAGACATGGGTAAACTAGGGGAAAGAAGTATAACCATCGACTGTGACGTAATCCAAGCTGACGGTGGGACAAGAACCGCTTCTATAACTGGTGGATATGTAGCTCTTGCTATAGCAATAAATAAATTAGTTGCAGATGGTAAGTTAGAAGAATCTCCATTAATCTCAAATGTAGCTGCTATCAGTGTAGGAGTAGTAGGAGGAGTTCCAATGTTAGACCTTAAATATACTGAGGATGCAAGTGCAGATGTAGATATGAACGTAATAATGAACTCTAAGATGGAATTTGTAGAAGTACAGGGAACAGGAGAGGAAACTACATTTACAAGAAAGGAATTAAATGACCTATTGGACCTGGCTGAAAAAGGGATCAAGGAATTATTTGAAATACAAAACGAAGCAATAGAGAGAGCATAA
- a CDS encoding XTP/dITP diphosphatase has protein sequence MKKLFLATGNKKKIKEISEILDGYEILSINDGYTIPDVVEDKDTFEGNSQKKALEIAKAVGMPVIADDSGLCVNALGGAPGIYSARYSGENATDKTNNIKLIRELKGKEDKSAKFVCVITLAKPNGEYHSFRGEVEGVIVEKPGGTDGFGYDPHFYIEKYGKTFAEIPEIKKEISHRAKALKKLQAEIDRYL, from the coding sequence ATGAAAAAATTATTTTTAGCTACAGGAAATAAGAAAAAAATAAAGGAGATATCTGAAATCTTAGATGGATATGAGATCCTTTCCATAAATGACGGATATACAATTCCAGATGTGGTAGAGGATAAAGATACCTTTGAAGGAAACAGCCAGAAGAAAGCCTTAGAGATAGCCAAAGCTGTAGGTATGCCAGTCATTGCAGATGACAGCGGATTGTGCGTAAATGCTCTAGGAGGAGCTCCTGGGATATATTCAGCCAGGTATTCTGGAGAAAATGCTACAGATAAGACAAATAATATTAAATTGATCCGGGAACTAAAAGGAAAAGAGGATAAAAGTGCTAAATTCGTATGTGTTATAACTCTAGCAAAACCAAATGGTGAATACCATAGTTTCAGGGGAGAGGTAGAAGGGGTAATAGTAGAAAAGCCGGGGGGAACAGATGGATTTGGATATGACCCTCATTTCTATATTGAAAAATATGGTAAAACTTTTGCTGAGATTCCAGAGATAAAGAAAGAGATCAGTCATAGAGCTAAGGCACTGAAAAAATTACAGGCAGAGATTGATAGATATTTATAA
- a CDS encoding DJ-1/PfpI family protein has product MKKICLLLADGFEAVEAAVFTDVMGWNQFEGDGNTELITAGTKDTLKCTWNFTVTPEMHIRDINVDEFDALAIPGGFEEAGFYKDAFSEDFLDVIKKFDKQGKIIASICVAALPIGKSGVLNGRNATTYNLNNKKRQKQLSDFSANVIADQSIVIDNNIITSYNPSTAFDVAFTLLELLTSKENTTNIKRLMGFIK; this is encoded by the coding sequence ATGAAGAAAATTTGTTTGTTACTTGCTGATGGATTTGAAGCAGTTGAAGCAGCTGTTTTTACAGATGTAATGGGTTGGAATCAATTTGAAGGCGATGGTAATACAGAGTTAATTACAGCAGGTACGAAAGACACATTAAAATGTACGTGGAATTTTACAGTTACCCCAGAAATGCATATCAGAGATATAAATGTTGACGAATTTGATGCATTGGCAATTCCTGGCGGCTTTGAAGAGGCAGGGTTCTACAAAGATGCTTTTAGTGAAGACTTTTTAGATGTTATCAAAAAATTTGATAAACAGGGTAAAATTATAGCTTCCATTTGTGTTGCTGCACTTCCTATTGGAAAAAGTGGTGTTCTTAATGGAAGAAATGCAACTACTTATAATCTCAATAATAAAAAGCGTCAGAAGCAATTATCTGATTTTAGTGCAAATGTAATAGCAGACCAATCTATAGTTATTGATAACAATATAATTACTTCATATAATCCATCCACTGCATTTGATGTTGCTTTTACTCTATTAGAACTTCTTACTTCAAAAGAAAATACAACCAATATTAAAAGATTAATGGGATTTATAAAATAA
- a CDS encoding LysR family transcriptional regulator, producing MEIRKFQTFKKVVELKSFSKAAESLYYGKSTVSEHIQSLEREVGAPLFDRLGKTINVTDTGNELYKYVVELLNTYDIIKNISVDTIDTKGELNIGVSESLVIYRLNSGLSQFNRAYPNVNLKIISDNCYKLRERLYAGELDLIITLEPKTNFEDLITHKISEENLVFISGKEFDIKNINRENKGEIEKKCFIFTEKECSLRRFFQNYLYNIDVSPLRTLEFSSIEAVKQCVVSNLGVSLLPQFCVEDLIEAKKIRVIKGNRDKIKFSTQISYHKNKWLSPLLNEFMKHIIKIN from the coding sequence ATGGAAATACGTAAATTTCAAACATTTAAAAAAGTAGTTGAACTTAAAAGTTTTTCTAAAGCAGCGGAGAGTTTATATTATGGAAAATCCACTGTTAGTGAGCACATACAATCCCTTGAAAGAGAGGTAGGAGCACCTCTTTTTGATCGTCTTGGAAAAACAATAAATGTAACAGATACAGGAAATGAATTATACAAGTATGTAGTTGAGTTACTGAATACTTATGATATAATTAAGAATATTTCAGTAGATACAATAGATACAAAAGGAGAGTTAAATATCGGTGTTTCGGAGTCGCTGGTCATATATCGTTTAAATTCAGGATTGTCTCAATTTAATCGTGCCTATCCAAATGTTAATTTAAAAATTATAAGTGATAATTGTTATAAGCTTAGAGAAAGATTATATGCTGGTGAGCTTGACCTTATCATTACATTAGAACCTAAAACGAATTTTGAAGATTTAATAACTCATAAAATTAGTGAAGAAAATCTTGTATTTATAAGTGGTAAAGAGTTTGATATTAAAAATATTAATAGAGAAAATAAAGGTGAGATAGAGAAAAAGTGTTTTATTTTTACAGAAAAAGAATGCTCTTTAAGACGATTTTTTCAAAACTATCTCTACAATATAGATGTTTCGCCGTTAAGAACATTAGAGTTTTCAAGTATTGAAGCCGTAAAGCAATGTGTGGTAAGTAATCTTGGAGTAAGCTTACTACCTCAATTTTGTGTAGAAGATTTAATAGAAGCTAAAAAGATTAGAGTTATTAAGGGAAATAGGGATAAAATTAAATTTTCAACTCAGATATCGTATCATAAAAATAAATGGTTATCACCATTGCTGAATGAATTTATGAAGCATATTATTAAAATAAACTAA
- a CDS encoding carbohydrate kinase family protein, which translates to MYKKNKPYILVFGASVVDIFGICNVGVKYRVKDSNPGKVRMAFGGVSRNIAENMARIGLNTKFISILGDDEKGRAMLDHSELIGYDMEDSLILEGGRTPSYLAILDQFGEMVSAVADMESISAMNTDFIDSKSHLIEDAEYTFLDADDPENLEYILKKFTGKTKFILDPVSSEKAEKIKHLIGYFHTIKPNKNEAEILTGFSIDTDEDLKKAGEYFLNLGVKKVFISLDSEGVYYTDGISSGKVKACNVTVKNVTGAGDSFVAGLGFGYMNDMDMEEIVKFSMTMSIITISYEGTIHPDMDLMKIAKTMRDVSWEEKFI; encoded by the coding sequence ATGTATAAGAAAAATAAACCATATATTTTGGTATTTGGAGCATCAGTTGTAGACATATTTGGAATTTGTAATGTTGGGGTAAAATACAGGGTGAAAGACTCTAATCCTGGAAAAGTAAGGATGGCCTTTGGTGGTGTCTCTAGAAACATTGCAGAAAATATGGCTAGAATTGGTCTAAATACCAAGTTTATTTCTATCTTAGGAGACGATGAAAAGGGTCGTGCTATGTTGGACCATTCAGAGCTGATAGGGTATGATATGGAAGATTCTCTTATTTTAGAGGGTGGAAGAACACCAAGTTATTTGGCTATATTGGATCAATTTGGAGAAATGGTTTCAGCAGTGGCAGATATGGAAAGTATCAGTGCTATGAATACAGATTTTATCGATTCTAAATCTCACTTAATTGAAGATGCAGAATACACATTCTTAGATGCTGATGATCCCGAAAATTTAGAGTATATCTTAAAAAAGTTTACTGGTAAAACTAAATTCATCTTAGATCCGGTATCTTCTGAGAAGGCTGAGAAGATAAAGCATCTAATCGGCTATTTTCATACAATAAAACCAAATAAAAATGAAGCTGAAATCTTGACTGGGTTTTCTATAGACACAGATGAAGATCTAAAGAAAGCCGGAGAATATTTTTTAAACTTAGGTGTAAAAAAAGTATTTATAAGTTTAGATTCTGAAGGGGTGTACTATACCGATGGAATATCCAGCGGAAAGGTCAAAGCCTGTAATGTAACCGTTAAAAACGTAACAGGTGCAGGGGATTCCTTTGTGGCCGGACTGGGATTCGGATATATGAACGATATGGATATGGAGGAAATTGTAAAGTTTTCTATGACCATGTCTATTATTACCATCTCCTATGAAGGGACTATCCATCCCGACATGGATCTTATGAAAATTGCTAAAACTATGAGGGACGTCTCATGGGAAGAAAAATTCATCTAA
- a CDS encoding cell division protein SepF — translation MSDVIFIKPKSFEDSKRIVNYIVEDKILHINLTSSDKKMYQRVLDFISGAVYLKDAKLLNPAENIYLSIPKETSFSWGEEDGVKENKVSLVDLRYDEEEEIKPVF, via the coding sequence ATGAGCGATGTTATTTTTATAAAGCCTAAAAGTTTTGAAGATTCTAAAAGAATCGTAAATTATATTGTAGAAGATAAAATTTTACATATCAATTTAACTTCATCAGATAAAAAAATGTACCAAAGGGTACTGGATTTTATAAGTGGAGCAGTCTATCTAAAGGATGCAAAATTATTGAATCCGGCAGAAAACATCTATCTTTCTATACCAAAAGAAACTTCATTTTCTTGGGGTGAAGAGGATGGCGTGAAAGAAAATAAAGTTAGTCTGGTAGATCTAAGATATGACGAGGAAGAAGAAATAAAACCTGTTTTTTAA
- a CDS encoding GNA1162 family protein, which produces MKRYKLFLLFILLIFIGCTPKQDFVLKATPSISPAKLAILPVNNNTNDVAGGFIFRKVVYNNFEQDNAGYDIQNINKTDELLNEAGITDGGQLKFVKPIELSEILGVDGLLYTDLDELDFMTYPYYHTRSVKGTFMVYNFEKLIWVKPIRVAIKYFGVSSAINTISGAVSGDSDQLNAGMTRAAIDIAVHQGIKYATIAGLDHELAPEMALVSKKLSHVIPRGSRDNPAYVKKSEDEIKYLREKVSNKESIVTDEMYIEEKEKAEVLEEIIPILN; this is translated from the coding sequence ATGAAGAGGTATAAGTTATTTTTATTATTTATTCTCTTAATATTTATAGGTTGTACACCAAAGCAGGATTTTGTATTAAAAGCTACCCCGTCAATATCCCCGGCTAAACTGGCAATTTTACCCGTCAATAATAATACAAATGATGTAGCTGGAGGATTTATCTTTCGGAAGGTAGTTTATAATAATTTTGAACAGGATAATGCTGGATATGATATCCAAAATATCAATAAAACCGATGAACTCCTAAATGAAGCAGGAATAACAGATGGAGGACAGTTAAAATTTGTAAAACCCATCGAGCTGTCTGAGATCTTAGGGGTGGATGGTCTCCTCTATACAGACTTGGATGAGTTGGATTTTATGACCTATCCCTACTACCATACCCGTTCTGTCAAGGGAACTTTTATGGTGTATAATTTTGAAAAATTGATCTGGGTAAAACCAATCAGGGTAGCTATAAAATATTTTGGTGTCAGTTCGGCAATAAATACCATAAGCGGAGCAGTCAGCGGCGACTCCGATCAATTAAATGCAGGGATGACCCGTGCCGCCATAGACATAGCTGTCCATCAGGGAATAAAATATGCTACTATTGCAGGCTTAGATCACGAGTTAGCCCCAGAGATGGCCCTGGTGAGTAAAAAATTATCCCATGTCATCCCCAGGGGGAGCCGGGATAACCCGGCTTATGTAAAAAAAAGTGAAGATGAGATCAAATATCTCCGGGAAAAAGTTAGTAATAAAGAATCTATAGTCACCGATGAGATGTATATAGAAGAGAAGGAAAAAGCCGAGGTGTTGGAGGAAATTATTCCAATATTAAATTAA
- a CDS encoding CsgG/HfaB family protein, translating to MKKKLLVVALLALTLGACSNKGESNVRKDDKIQSMRDYDSVQGVVSPKRKVVIAEFKNQTRFGSRRLGNNLTDVIITELVKSNRFIVLEREDLAKVMQEINFSNTLGQGQLASERKFQDADYVITGAITKYSVNTTGNKGVISTSKTQRAEISFDMKMINVRTGEVVLSDQGEGVSDVEYSTTLGVGTTGGYDEGLEQEAFRAAAIDVMDNIIETVDKTPWMANVAKVSGNKLYINAGRKSNVEIGTKLGVYKQGEKIEFNGKFLGFEENKVGEARVVDYLGEDAAILEYKGEAFTIPGVVKLMK from the coding sequence ATGAAGAAAAAATTATTAGTAGTTGCTCTGTTAGCATTAACCCTGGGTGCTTGTTCAAACAAAGGGGAATCCAATGTAAGAAAAGATGATAAAATTCAAAGTATGAGGGATTATGATTCTGTACAGGGGGTAGTATCTCCTAAAAGAAAAGTTGTCATAGCTGAATTTAAAAATCAAACCAGATTTGGCAGCAGAAGACTGGGAAATAATTTAACCGATGTTATTATTACAGAACTGGTAAAAAGTAACAGATTTATTGTTTTAGAGCGGGAAGATCTGGCCAAGGTAATGCAGGAGATAAATTTTTCTAATACTCTGGGACAGGGGCAGCTGGCATCTGAGAGAAAATTCCAGGATGCAGACTATGTTATCACAGGTGCAATCACTAAATATTCTGTAAACACCACTGGAAATAAAGGTGTCATCTCTACCAGCAAAACCCAGAGAGCCGAGATCTCATTTGACATGAAGATGATAAATGTAAGAACCGGGGAAGTAGTATTATCCGACCAAGGTGAGGGTGTATCAGACGTTGAATACAGCACTACTCTAGGTGTAGGTACCACAGGTGGATATGATGAAGGTCTGGAGCAGGAAGCCTTTAGAGCCGCAGCTATAGACGTTATGGATAATATCATAGAGACTGTGGATAAGACCCCTTGGATGGCAAATGTAGCCAAAGTCTCCGGGAATAAACTTTATATCAATGCAGGTAGAAAAAGTAATGTGGAGATAGGTACAAAATTAGGTGTATATAAGCAGGGAGAAAAGATCGAATTTAACGGTAAATTCTTAGGATTTGAAGAGAATAAAGTAGGAGAAGCAAGGGTAGTGGATTATTTGGGTGAAGATGCCGCTATCTTAGAGTATAAAGGGGAAGCTTTCACCATTCCCGGCGTAGTAAAGTTGATGAAGTAA